The following coding sequences lie in one Halomonas sp. 'Soap Lake #6' genomic window:
- a CDS encoding DEAD/DEAH box helicase, whose product MKNHLKDLFNSLMFGRQATGIDGEPLQTQVDSSGLLFFASPQTIAELKAGKGSPIALLQMVVLQMLLEQGDAESLPNGYLVSSRVAAALDDEQAELLNLPGRFTHGFVANVKGHTRNPGFRVQLFASIDGQEYPILIKGPYLYVGQSQPYRLNPAELSAFSALAGHSSLSPDETGEAANLRLMAQLQAARRSGMDLALGAFSNLDVVVPEGIGVVATRMPDGSLELCPSLGDGSTPDQLDKRWSQLDLTRDGGVLRVEERLVLLEPEKIAALREVLGSRLIPADKVEEFIKTPSAFLDASLVNLDLGFSVRVLGIGKMQHMDFGPLDDKKRDWFATSSRPQPPEALHKHITCTEDLDAFKERLSAAQQQGAQSVEFEGEQFDISEPANVASVLRNIEADLQHKSVKQEQEGNEQLATERVTLLLKDADELTRELLTKAQQQARAPGVDASKLLRSPYPHQTEGISWMLDLLLKAMADDHENMYRLQGALLADDMGLGKTFMTLVMVAEYLAIQTAAGKTQKPILVVAPLSLLENWEDEISKTFKTSPFRDVKVLQAGRDLSEFRIKGAQRESLQLADVLDESDEMSEADIRYSLQIGWEAGTQRLDMDGRVVLTTYQTLRDYQFSLCVIDWGVVVFDEAQNIKNPNTLQTRAAKGLKADFKLLATGTPVENSLGDFWCLMDTAQPGLLGNWAEFRSKWITPITQATEETRDQMRIEIGSSLREAVGPFMLRRIKEQQLKGLPNKYIRSGLLQSEAGNLHRAPELAVAMKGGQLQAYDGVLDSYRRQRVEEDMRGQALSALQQLRSISLHPRMGDTGLLRVAGAEAARNVIAESAKLSVVLEQLDCIKAKGEKVILFMVTKQLQIALKMWLSQIYGLDIHIINGDTAAVQTKRDVLTRKKMIEQFEAVAGFNIIIMSPIAAGVGLTVVGANHVIHVERHWNPAKEAQATDRVYRIGQTKDVYVHLPAALHPQFDSFDVHLDRLLSGKLMIKDAVVTPEPVDEKSMVTSLGL is encoded by the coding sequence ATGAAAAATCATCTCAAGGATCTGTTCAACTCGTTGATGTTTGGTCGGCAAGCAACTGGAATAGATGGCGAGCCGCTGCAGACGCAGGTTGATTCCAGCGGTCTGCTCTTTTTTGCCTCTCCCCAAACCATTGCTGAACTTAAGGCAGGTAAGGGCTCGCCTATTGCGCTATTGCAAATGGTTGTGCTGCAGATGCTGCTTGAACAAGGCGATGCCGAGTCGTTGCCAAACGGCTATTTGGTAAGTTCGCGAGTTGCTGCCGCGCTGGATGATGAACAGGCGGAGTTGCTGAATCTGCCTGGTCGCTTTACCCATGGCTTTGTCGCGAATGTAAAAGGGCATACCCGAAATCCTGGCTTCAGAGTGCAGCTTTTTGCCTCCATTGATGGGCAGGAGTATCCGATCCTAATCAAGGGCCCTTACTTATATGTTGGCCAGAGCCAGCCGTACCGTCTGAATCCGGCTGAACTGTCGGCATTTTCGGCGCTTGCAGGACATAGCAGCCTGTCTCCTGATGAGACCGGTGAAGCCGCAAATCTGCGGTTGATGGCGCAGCTGCAGGCAGCCCGGCGCAGTGGTATGGATCTTGCCCTTGGCGCATTCAGTAATCTCGACGTGGTGGTACCTGAAGGGATTGGTGTTGTGGCAACGCGGATGCCGGATGGCAGCCTTGAGCTTTGTCCTTCACTGGGTGATGGTTCGACTCCGGATCAACTCGACAAGCGCTGGAGCCAGTTGGATCTGACCCGTGATGGTGGCGTGTTGAGGGTAGAGGAAAGACTGGTACTGCTGGAACCGGAGAAGATCGCTGCGTTACGAGAGGTGCTGGGCAGTCGGCTTATACCAGCTGACAAGGTGGAGGAGTTCATCAAGACACCCTCCGCGTTCCTTGATGCTTCTCTGGTCAATCTAGATCTGGGATTTTCGGTTCGTGTGCTGGGCATTGGCAAAATGCAGCACATGGATTTCGGCCCGCTGGATGACAAGAAACGGGATTGGTTTGCGACTTCATCGCGTCCCCAGCCTCCTGAAGCGTTGCACAAACATATTACTTGTACTGAAGATCTTGATGCTTTCAAGGAACGCTTGTCCGCCGCCCAGCAACAGGGTGCCCAGAGCGTTGAATTTGAAGGAGAGCAGTTTGATATCAGTGAGCCTGCCAATGTCGCCAGTGTCCTTAGGAACATAGAAGCAGACCTTCAGCATAAATCTGTAAAACAGGAACAGGAAGGTAATGAGCAGCTCGCAACCGAGCGGGTCACGCTTCTTTTAAAGGATGCGGACGAACTCACCCGTGAATTGCTGACCAAAGCGCAGCAGCAGGCCAGAGCGCCGGGAGTTGATGCCTCGAAGCTACTTCGATCGCCCTACCCGCATCAGACCGAAGGGATCAGTTGGATGCTTGATCTGTTGCTCAAGGCCATGGCCGACGATCATGAAAACATGTATCGGTTGCAAGGGGCTTTGCTAGCCGACGATATGGGTCTGGGCAAGACCTTCATGACTCTGGTGATGGTTGCCGAATATCTGGCCATCCAGACGGCGGCGGGTAAAACACAGAAGCCCATATTGGTGGTAGCACCGCTCAGTTTGCTGGAAAACTGGGAAGACGAGATAAGCAAGACCTTCAAGACTTCTCCGTTCCGGGATGTGAAGGTGCTGCAGGCCGGCAGGGATCTGTCTGAGTTCCGTATCAAAGGCGCCCAACGAGAGTCGCTTCAATTGGCTGATGTGCTGGATGAAAGCGATGAGATGAGCGAAGCGGATATCCGTTACTCGCTACAAATTGGATGGGAAGCCGGTACCCAGCGTCTCGATATGGATGGCCGGGTAGTATTGACTACTTACCAGACTTTGCGCGATTACCAGTTTTCACTCTGTGTCATTGATTGGGGTGTGGTGGTTTTTGACGAGGCGCAGAATATCAAGAACCCGAATACGCTGCAGACCCGCGCGGCAAAGGGGCTGAAGGCGGATTTCAAGCTACTGGCAACCGGTACCCCGGTTGAAAACAGTCTGGGTGATTTCTGGTGTCTGATGGATACGGCTCAGCCAGGTCTGCTCGGCAACTGGGCAGAGTTCCGGAGTAAGTGGATCACTCCGATTACTCAGGCTACGGAAGAAACCCGGGATCAGATGCGCATCGAGATCGGCTCTTCCCTGCGCGAAGCGGTTGGCCCTTTCATGCTGCGGCGAATTAAAGAGCAGCAGCTAAAAGGCTTGCCGAACAAATATATTCGCTCAGGGCTGCTCCAGAGCGAAGCTGGGAATCTTCATAGGGCACCCGAACTGGCAGTAGCGATGAAAGGTGGTCAGTTACAGGCTTATGACGGTGTGCTGGATAGTTACCGGCGACAGCGTGTAGAGGAAGATATGCGTGGGCAGGCACTTTCAGCGTTGCAGCAGTTGCGCTCTATCTCGCTGCATCCACGAATGGGTGATACGGGCTTGCTCCGAGTTGCCGGAGCAGAAGCTGCGCGCAATGTGATTGCAGAGTCGGCAAAATTGTCGGTGGTACTGGAGCAGCTTGACTGCATCAAGGCTAAAGGGGAGAAAGTGATTCTTTTCATGGTCACCAAACAGCTACAGATAGCGCTCAAGATGTGGCTGAGCCAGATCTATGGCTTGGATATTCACATTATCAACGGCGATACCGCAGCGGTACAGACAAAGCGGGACGTGCTGACTCGCAAGAAGATGATTGAGCAATTCGAAGCAGTTGCCGGGTTCAATATTATCATCATGTCACCGATTGCTGCAGGTGTGGGCTTGACGGTGGTAGGCGCCAACCACGTTATCCATGTAGAACGTCACTGGAACCCGGCGAAAGAAGCCCAGGCAACTGATCGAGTGTACCGGATTGGGCAGACAAAGGACGTATATGTTCATCTGCCAGCTGCGCTACATCCACAGTTCGATTCTTTCGATGTACATCTTGATCGGCTACTGAGCGGGAAGCTGATGATCAAAGATGCGGTGGTGACTCCTGAACCTGTGGACGAAAAGAGTATGGTTACATCCTTAGGGCTTTGA